The nucleotide sequence AGCAATTATCATAAATGGTTTATTATATTTATTAATGATATTTAAAATAAAAATATCCTGTCTGGATATTTTTTTACATACATCAAATAAAAATAAAACTACATCTGATTTTTTGATAGATTCTATTGATTTAATAATAGATATTCTTTCAACAAAATTTATTTTTTTTTTTTTTTGAATACCAGCTGTATCTATAAATGAATATTTATAATTATTTATTTCTATATTTGTAGAAATACTATCTCTTGTAGTACCAGGTAAATCAGAATAAATTAATTTTTTTTTATTAGATAAGTTATTAATAAATGTAGATTTTCCTACATTAGTACATCCAACTACTGCTATTTTTAAACAAATTTTTAAATAATTTATATTTTTTTTTGTTTGGTTTAAAATACATAATTTTTTTTTAATATATTTTTTTAATGAATTTATTCCAACATTATGTTCTGCAGATATTTTTTGAAAATTTTTAAATCCTAAAGAATAAAATTCTGTTATTTTTCCTTCTTCTGTCTTAACATCTATTTTGTTTGCTATTAAAATAGTTTTGTTTTTGTGTTTTTTTATTTTACTATATATATTTTGATCAATATTTGTTAAACCACTTGTTACATCTACTAAAAATAATATTAAAAAAGATTTTTTTATTATATTATAAAGTTGTTTTTGCATTTGTATTGAAAAAATATTTTTTGACATGTTAAAACCAGGTGTGTCTATAATTTTTACATATTTTCCAATAACTACATTTTTTTCATTTTGATTTATTGTAACACCATGGTAGTCATATACTATTGCATTTCTACTTTTAGTTAATTTGTTAAACAAAGTAGATTTACCAACATTTGTTCTTCCAATAATAGATATTTTTGGTAACATATAATTTTCCTTACTTTATTTAATTTAATAATTAATATTTATTAAAATAACTATAATGTTTCTTTTATTTTATTTTTTAAAAAAATACTAATTTTTTTTGAATAAAAATAATTACTACTTTTTATCCATAAAATAATAGCTTTATTTTTATCATTATTTTTTGAAAAAAAATCACCTAAATAATTATATTTAACACCTAACCAACTTTTTTCATTAAAATTATTTAATAAAATTGAATATTTTTCA is from Buchnera aphidicola (Taiwanaphis decaspermi) and encodes:
- the der gene encoding ribosome biogenesis GTPase Der translates to MLPKISIIGRTNVGKSTLFNKLTKSRNAIVYDYHGVTINQNEKNVVIGKYVKIIDTPGFNMSKNIFSIQMQKQLYNIIKKSFLILFLVDVTSGLTNIDQNIYSKIKKHKNKTILIANKIDVKTEEGKITEFYSLGFKNFQKISAEHNVGINSLKKYIKKKLCILNQTKKNINYLKICLKIAVVGCTNVGKSTFINNLSNKKKLIYSDLPGTTRDSISTNIEINNYKYSFIDTAGIQKKKKINFVERISIIKSIESIKKSDVVLFLFDVCKKISRQDIFILNIINKYNKPFMIIANKWDLIKKKNKKYTINNIKNHLKFFNFTYIKFISSVKNIKKIKIIDLIKKIYHNNLCKNIKTSKLNKLMYLAIKKHQPPLINGKTIKLKYITQKKNLVNKKKITIYGVRTKKIPLSYKKYLNNFFQKKLKIIGIKLCIKFKDNINPYIKKSHV